A stretch of Puniceicoccaceae bacterium DNA encodes these proteins:
- a CDS encoding ribonucleoside-diphosphate reductase subunit alpha: MIKNLPVEEDIALKRYTSIPRDQKPRFNWKEVFSPKLLSETDPEALRSITIRSDEGEQVYDLTDIADTIGNALTNLLLSRDESEIFTEKNRRFVATIAQVVTERITRQAIKEEECVFSTREIDLLIERALIENHAHDVAKSLVVGRELHNLDNDPAMLHVQVIRRNGQMVPWDVNKIEVAVRKAFLSLEKDSSPAEQIAQGVADRVQEKGVNRIYIEEVQDFVQEELMRQGHFKVAEAYILYRAHRASLRQELEVEQDDRQDAMVVVKRADGSTYFWDGHDLRKRIDYATMGLELELSRDEIETELRRSMHAEMSESDLRKTLLLNSKTLIERDADFSKFAGRMLETFIYEEVLDWSIERDGISTLKSAHREQFRSYLKRGVELDRLSEKLLAYDLDQLADALDPSADMDFDYLGVQTLYDRYLIVDKTDSRNHRRIETPQFFWMRVAMGLFVGEHEKQPSEPAIIELYNLYKSRRFCSSTPTLFNSGTPRSQLSSCYLYKVDDSIESIMYRGIAENAFLSKWAGGLGGSWTSVRGTGSHIRGTNGESQGVIPFLKLHNDQLVAVNQGGKRRGSGCAYLETWHNDIYDFLELRRNTGDDRRRTHDMNTANWIPDLFMKRMEAREEWTLFHSNEVPDLHDLYGKAFEKRYLEYEKLLDEGKIGGQRIKAIDLWKKMLQMIFETGHPWFTFKDACNIRSPQDHVGVIHSSNLCTEITLNTDADETAVCNLGSVVLDSHLDAQGNLDLEKLRETVRVAVRALDNVIDINFYPTEAARASNMRHRPIGLGVMGLQNCLYRKGIPFESEEAVEFNDEFQEAIAYFAYEASSDLAKERGRYSTYEGSKWDRGLLPQDTIELLGSERGEAIDVPLGARMDWEPLRAKIRKQGMRNSNVLAIAPTATISNIMGSTPCIEPTYKNLFVKSNLSGEFIVLNAFLVRDLKALGLWTREVRDMLKYFDGELENIEGIPDTIKRRYKTAFGVNYNYLIDAAARRQKWIDQAQSVNLFLAEPDLKTLSHMYRAAWHKGLKTTYYLRTLGASNIEKATVSVKKAGVRMPGDAAASIPATEPVRKFSEEERAACSLDAMLNGGECEACQ, translated from the coding sequence ATGATCAAAAACCTGCCTGTCGAAGAAGATATCGCGCTCAAGCGCTACACCTCCATTCCTCGCGACCAAAAACCCAGATTCAACTGGAAGGAAGTCTTTTCACCCAAGCTGCTTTCCGAAACCGATCCGGAGGCTCTGCGTTCCATCACCATCCGTTCCGATGAAGGGGAACAGGTGTATGACCTTACAGACATTGCTGACACCATTGGCAACGCCCTGACCAATTTGCTCTTGTCCCGGGACGAAAGTGAAATTTTCACAGAAAAAAACCGGCGCTTTGTCGCCACCATTGCCCAGGTGGTGACCGAACGCATCACGCGACAGGCCATCAAGGAAGAGGAGTGTGTATTCAGCACCCGCGAAATCGATTTGCTGATCGAGCGTGCCCTCATCGAAAACCACGCGCACGATGTGGCAAAGAGCCTGGTTGTGGGGCGGGAGTTGCACAACCTCGACAATGATCCGGCGATGTTGCATGTGCAGGTGATCCGGCGCAACGGACAGATGGTTCCCTGGGATGTGAACAAGATCGAAGTCGCTGTGCGCAAGGCGTTTCTCTCGCTTGAGAAAGATTCCAGCCCCGCCGAACAGATCGCCCAGGGCGTTGCTGACCGGGTACAGGAGAAAGGTGTCAACCGCATCTACATCGAAGAAGTGCAGGACTTTGTGCAGGAGGAGCTGATGCGCCAGGGGCACTTCAAGGTTGCCGAGGCCTACATCCTGTACCGGGCACACCGCGCGAGCTTGCGGCAGGAACTCGAAGTGGAACAGGATGATCGGCAGGATGCCATGGTGGTTGTCAAACGTGCGGATGGTTCCACGTATTTCTGGGACGGTCACGACCTGCGCAAGCGCATTGATTATGCGACAATGGGACTGGAACTCGAACTGAGCCGCGATGAAATCGAGACGGAACTCCGCCGCTCCATGCATGCGGAAATGTCCGAATCCGACCTACGCAAAACCCTGCTGTTGAATTCGAAAACCCTGATCGAGCGGGACGCTGATTTCTCCAAATTCGCTGGCCGCATGCTCGAAACGTTCATTTATGAGGAAGTGCTCGACTGGTCCATCGAGCGGGATGGAATTTCCACGCTCAAATCCGCGCATCGCGAGCAGTTTCGCAGCTATCTAAAGCGGGGTGTGGAGCTGGATCGCCTGAGCGAAAAATTGCTTGCCTACGACCTCGACCAGCTGGCCGATGCGCTCGATCCTTCAGCGGACATGGATTTTGATTATCTGGGGGTGCAGACCCTCTACGACCGCTATCTGATTGTGGACAAGACGGACTCCAGAAATCATCGTCGCATCGAAACTCCGCAGTTTTTCTGGATGCGGGTGGCAATGGGACTGTTTGTTGGGGAGCACGAGAAGCAACCCAGCGAACCCGCTATCATTGAGCTCTACAACCTCTACAAGAGCCGTCGATTCTGCTCCTCAACACCGACCCTGTTCAACTCGGGAACACCTCGCAGCCAGTTGTCGTCGTGTTACCTCTACAAGGTGGACGACAGTATTGAGTCGATCATGTATCGCGGCATCGCGGAAAATGCGTTTCTTTCGAAATGGGCGGGCGGTCTCGGAGGCAGCTGGACATCCGTTCGTGGAACAGGTTCCCACATTCGGGGAACCAACGGTGAGAGCCAGGGCGTCATACCATTCCTGAAACTGCACAACGACCAGTTGGTTGCGGTCAATCAGGGAGGCAAACGTCGAGGCTCGGGTTGTGCCTATCTCGAGACCTGGCATAACGACATCTATGACTTCCTGGAATTGCGGCGCAACACCGGTGATGACCGCCGACGCACGCACGACATGAACACGGCAAACTGGATACCGGATCTGTTCATGAAGCGCATGGAGGCGCGTGAAGAGTGGACTCTTTTCCATTCCAATGAAGTGCCCGATCTACATGACCTTTACGGCAAGGCGTTTGAAAAGCGCTACCTGGAGTATGAAAAACTCCTGGATGAAGGAAAGATCGGCGGACAGCGCATCAAGGCCATCGATTTGTGGAAAAAGATGCTGCAGATGATCTTTGAAACCGGGCACCCATGGTTCACTTTCAAGGATGCCTGCAACATTCGTTCCCCACAGGATCATGTGGGAGTCATTCACAGTTCGAATCTCTGCACGGAAATCACGCTGAACACCGATGCGGATGAAACCGCAGTCTGTAACCTCGGCTCGGTTGTGCTCGACTCACACCTTGATGCACAGGGCAACTTGGATCTTGAGAAGCTGCGTGAGACTGTTCGCGTTGCGGTTCGTGCACTTGATAATGTGATCGATATCAACTTTTATCCGACCGAAGCTGCGCGTGCTTCCAACATGCGCCACCGCCCGATCGGATTGGGCGTCATGGGGCTGCAAAACTGTCTCTACCGTAAGGGAATCCCCTTTGAAAGTGAGGAGGCCGTGGAATTCAATGACGAATTTCAGGAGGCAATTGCCTACTTCGCCTACGAAGCTTCGTCCGATCTTGCCAAGGAACGTGGACGCTACTCCACCTATGAAGGTTCCAAATGGGACCGTGGACTGTTGCCGCAGGATACGATCGAACTGTTGGGTTCCGAGCGTGGAGAGGCGATTGATGTACCGCTGGGTGCGAGGATGGACTGGGAGCCGCTTCGTGCGAAAATCCGCAAACAGGGCATGCGCAACAGCAATGTGCTCGCCATCGCACCGACAGCGACCATTTCGAACATCATGGGATCCACGCCCTGCATTGAACCGACCTACAAGAACCTCTTTGTGAAGAGCAATCTTTCGGGTGAGTTCATCGTGCTCAACGCGTTTCTCGTTCGTGATTTGAAAGCACTGGGACTCTGGACCCGGGAGGTGCGTGACATGCTCAAGTATTTTGATGGTGAACTTGAAAATATCGAGGGCATCCCGGATACGATCAAGCGTCGCTACAAAACCGCATTTGGAGTGAACTACAATTACCTGATCGACGCAGCAGCCCGCCGCCAGAAGTGGATCGATCAGGCCCAGTCGGTAAATCTGTTCCTTGCGGAACCGGATCTCAAGACGCTTTCGCACATGTATCGTGCTGCGTGGCACAAGGGGCTGAAGACGACCTACTACTTGCGCACGCTCGGCGCATCGAACATTGAAAAAGCGACCGTATCCGTGAAAAAAGCGGGTGTGCGCATGCCCGGAGACGCGGCAGCGAGCATTCCGGCCACCGAACCTGTGCGCAAATTTTCCGAAGAGGAACGCGCTGCGTGTTCGCTGGATGCCATGCTCAACGGTGGTGAGTGTGAGGCCTGCCAGTAA
- a CDS encoding EamA family transporter, translating into MNWLYLGMASGLILGAYDLLKKQSVRGNAVLPVLLISNLTCAALWLPLVIWSALHPASIPVSALVVEAPTFLEHGFLLIKACIVGISWLCGYFAMKHLPISIASVIGATRPLYTLVGALLLFHESPNTQQWLGIAITLIFFFALARVGRREGIHFHNNRWIWLIIAATIAGAGSGLWDKFLLSTRGMKVSTVQSWFSIYLVLFMLIPFWGWLKNWWPRTRFEWRWSIPAIGIALLAADFSYFSALTQEDAMISVISCLRRSAVVVTFAVGTYLYREQQFWRKLPCVIGILAGILLILFS; encoded by the coding sequence ATGAACTGGCTTTACCTGGGCATGGCATCGGGATTGATTCTCGGTGCCTACGATCTGCTGAAGAAACAATCCGTGCGCGGCAACGCCGTGCTCCCGGTTCTGCTGATCTCAAACCTCACCTGCGCGGCGCTCTGGCTTCCCCTGGTCATCTGGTCGGCACTGCATCCCGCCTCGATTCCAGTCAGCGCCCTGGTCGTGGAAGCACCCACTTTTCTGGAGCATGGTTTTCTGCTCATCAAGGCCTGCATCGTCGGCATTTCCTGGCTCTGCGGATATTTTGCAATGAAGCACCTGCCCATCAGCATCGCGAGTGTGATCGGAGCCACACGTCCTCTCTACACCCTGGTGGGTGCGCTATTGCTGTTTCACGAAAGTCCCAACACACAACAATGGCTGGGTATCGCAATCACCCTGATCTTTTTCTTCGCCCTGGCGCGCGTCGGTCGCCGCGAAGGCATTCACTTTCACAACAATCGCTGGATCTGGCTGATCATCGCCGCCACGATTGCCGGTGCGGGTTCGGGTCTGTGGGACAAGTTTCTGCTCTCAACCCGGGGAATGAAGGTATCCACTGTTCAGTCGTGGTTTTCGATCTATCTCGTGCTGTTCATGCTGATCCCGTTTTGGGGTTGGCTCAAGAACTGGTGGCCCCGCACCCGTTTTGAATGGCGCTGGTCCATCCCTGCCATCGGCATCGCCCTGCTCGCCGCCGATTTCAGTTATTTCAGTGCGCTCACTCAGGAAGATGCCATGATTTCGGTGATCTCGTGCCTGCGCCGCTCCGCTGTGGTCGTCACGTTTGCGGTTGGCACATACCTGTATCGGGAACAACAGTTCTGGCGTAAGCTGCCCTGCGTAATAGGCATTCTGGCGGGTATCCTGCTCATCCTGTTCAGCTGA
- a CDS encoding transporter substrate-binding domain-containing protein, whose translation MPDPSSSSVFAPRQLRLLQTALLLLLQMSLHAQNPVFWTDDESRWIEQHPVIRVGLDPGYPPYSFRDPEGQYDGIAIDYLAQLEQLTGLRFEVVPDLSWQQILGSLEEGHLDLVTNIVPTAERATFALFTEPYIQSPLMIYTHRQNRTVRSKGDLADKRIALVYHYASSERVIRDFPDADFRSYNSVLEAILSVSLGHTDAFVGVMGTADYLCNLNGISNVIASGIYAVGGFDQHLAVRDDWPMLHQILSKALTRITAPARHSIFERWNLRAASPPLTALLSDKERDWLKANPTLRVAAMTDFPPFEFLDKQGNYVGIHADMLRNLAERLGLRLEPVHGNWSELETMLERKELDVQPSMVPNTERNRFLHFSDWTFNAPICIVTRDDGVMVRDLVDLKGLTVAAEVDHWNERHVREQVPEANILQTSNTLDALLAVSQGKAHAYVGNAASVLYLQRIHLLNELRIASWLQIEDAQMRIAVRNDWPELLSIFNKALSTLSEHEKQTIVERYVILPRAIQLDSDELAWLDANPTLTVGVLDGHPPLFFRDRNNDAKGLWVDLLELIADALQIEYTVTAFDTPQAALSALEAQKVHFLFGAETPVPSSTSTPAVNWSAPILSLPVVMFTPGNLPGIDSIQGWIGKRVIAVEGEQVVQTLRMELPELDIHTVQDLPTALRSLQRHDADALLSTVLKAGYHIAHQGISDVSVSHHTPYFFEPRIATHAGEPHLLTLLEKALDSIRVDERNQLTRKWIAVELRSRLDFSLLWKVALPLFLLALLFAYWTWRLKKQIARTRIAEAALNRKVAGEQLISSIFTPFLNLKLDEVHDAIEGAILEVAQFCGVNGGHLFQFDPVDKTYHLTHLIGDASFSGDIAQLKSLRFHQSSFWYRQFFASGAAVLLPDVQHDSLLPQADKDRLQTQNITAILELPMIDQGRIFGYVGLFSTQGVREWGVEERYLLNTISQLFLNLMLRRDSELRLHDAKEDAERASQSKSRFLANMSHEIRTPMNAIIGYSNLLQKDTNLSYDQIRNLRAINKAGAHLLTIINEILEMAKIEAGRMQPQPQTLDFYALLDDIQIIMQERAQSQSIALHITKASSVPQFIQSDAKMLRQILMNLIGNAIKFTRKGSVTVEVESIDVPRIASAEADSVHDLQILTRVIDTGIGIPADQLESVFESFEQVDGGRSREGGTGLGLAISREFSRLLKGNIYAESTLGEGSTFTFHFLTSRGQPIALQADPDVRTVQCLAPGSCGRKILIVDDQETNIDILRRTLQPLGFVCQKAMNGIEAIDLARSWQPDLILMDVVMPRMGGIEASRHIRQDASTASIPIVAISASALEEEKAHILESGASAFISKPFQELELLEILRDQLQLEYIYADSDASDPSLNAENLKPEIQSIELETRRKIHYLATVGDRNALHELLSTATDIPPTVIAFMNHHIDTYAFESICALMEDHV comes from the coding sequence ATGCCAGACCCCTCTTCGTCTTCCGTATTTGCTCCGCGCCAACTGCGCCTGCTGCAAACCGCACTGCTCCTGTTGCTGCAGATGTCATTGCACGCTCAGAACCCGGTATTCTGGACTGACGACGAATCCAGGTGGATCGAGCAGCATCCCGTCATCCGTGTCGGTCTCGACCCTGGCTATCCTCCCTACAGCTTTCGCGATCCCGAAGGACAGTATGACGGCATAGCCATTGACTACCTCGCGCAGCTTGAGCAGCTGACCGGTCTGCGCTTTGAGGTGGTTCCCGATCTCTCCTGGCAGCAAATTCTCGGGTCGCTTGAAGAGGGGCATCTTGACCTGGTCACCAATATTGTGCCAACCGCTGAACGGGCAACCTTTGCCCTGTTCACAGAACCGTACATCCAGAGTCCGCTGATGATTTACACGCATCGGCAGAACCGCACAGTGCGCTCGAAGGGAGATCTGGCGGACAAACGCATTGCCCTCGTCTATCACTACGCATCCTCGGAGCGAGTGATCCGTGACTTCCCCGATGCGGATTTCCGTTCCTACAACTCCGTGCTCGAAGCGATTCTCTCTGTTTCACTGGGACATACCGATGCGTTTGTGGGGGTGATGGGCACCGCCGACTATCTGTGCAATCTGAACGGGATCTCCAACGTCATCGCATCGGGCATCTACGCCGTGGGTGGATTTGACCAGCATCTTGCCGTGCGCGACGACTGGCCCATGCTGCATCAGATTCTTTCCAAGGCACTGACCCGGATCACTGCTCCCGCACGTCACTCTATTTTTGAACGATGGAACCTGCGGGCCGCATCACCCCCACTGACCGCACTGCTGTCCGATAAAGAACGGGACTGGCTAAAGGCAAACCCAACCCTGCGCGTTGCCGCGATGACCGATTTTCCACCATTCGAGTTTCTCGACAAACAAGGAAACTATGTCGGTATCCACGCAGACATGCTGCGCAACCTTGCAGAGCGGCTGGGACTGAGGCTCGAACCCGTGCATGGCAACTGGTCTGAGCTTGAGACCATGCTCGAACGCAAGGAGCTTGATGTGCAACCCAGCATGGTACCCAACACCGAGCGCAATCGCTTCCTTCACTTCTCGGATTGGACCTTCAATGCCCCCATCTGCATTGTCACCCGCGACGACGGGGTCATGGTGCGCGACCTGGTTGACCTCAAGGGACTCACGGTTGCCGCAGAAGTCGATCACTGGAATGAGCGCCATGTGAGGGAGCAGGTACCCGAAGCCAATATTCTGCAAACCAGCAACACGCTTGATGCCTTGCTCGCAGTTTCACAGGGCAAAGCCCATGCCTATGTGGGAAATGCCGCCAGTGTGCTGTATCTCCAGCGCATCCACCTGCTCAACGAACTGCGCATCGCCAGCTGGTTGCAAATTGAGGATGCGCAAATGCGCATCGCTGTCCGGAACGACTGGCCCGAGTTGTTATCCATCTTCAACAAGGCACTCTCCACTCTTTCGGAACACGAAAAACAAACCATCGTCGAACGCTATGTCATCCTGCCACGTGCCATTCAACTGGACTCGGATGAACTCGCCTGGCTCGATGCCAACCCGACACTGACCGTAGGCGTGCTCGATGGACACCCGCCTCTCTTTTTCCGGGACAGAAACAATGATGCAAAAGGCCTTTGGGTGGACCTGCTGGAACTCATCGCTGATGCACTCCAGATCGAATACACCGTCACGGCCTTCGATACTCCACAAGCAGCGCTCAGCGCACTGGAAGCGCAAAAGGTACACTTTCTCTTTGGTGCGGAAACTCCCGTTCCATCATCGACTTCCACCCCCGCTGTCAACTGGTCCGCACCGATCCTCAGCCTGCCTGTCGTCATGTTCACTCCTGGCAATCTTCCGGGCATTGATTCGATACAAGGGTGGATCGGTAAGCGCGTCATCGCCGTTGAGGGTGAGCAGGTGGTGCAAACGCTCCGGATGGAACTTCCCGAACTCGACATTCACACCGTGCAGGATCTTCCCACCGCACTTCGCTCCCTGCAGCGTCACGATGCCGATGCCCTGCTGAGCACGGTGCTCAAGGCTGGCTATCACATTGCCCATCAGGGAATTTCTGACGTGTCGGTTTCCCACCACACTCCCTACTTTTTTGAACCCCGCATTGCCACCCATGCGGGAGAACCGCATCTGCTGACACTGTTGGAAAAGGCGCTCGACTCGATCCGCGTCGACGAACGCAACCAGCTCACCCGGAAATGGATCGCCGTCGAGCTTCGCTCCCGTCTCGATTTCAGCCTGCTCTGGAAGGTCGCCCTTCCCTTGTTCCTGCTTGCGCTGCTCTTTGCCTACTGGACCTGGCGCCTGAAAAAACAGATCGCGCGCACCCGTATCGCTGAGGCAGCCCTCAACCGCAAGGTTGCGGGAGAACAGCTGATCAGTTCCATCTTTACTCCATTCCTCAATCTGAAATTGGACGAGGTCCATGACGCCATCGAGGGTGCCATCCTCGAGGTGGCACAATTTTGCGGAGTCAACGGCGGTCACCTGTTCCAGTTTGATCCTGTCGATAAGACCTACCATCTCACCCACCTCATCGGGGACGCCAGTTTCAGCGGAGATATTGCTCAACTCAAGTCCCTGCGTTTTCACCAGAGTTCATTCTGGTACCGTCAGTTTTTTGCATCCGGTGCTGCGGTTCTGCTCCCGGACGTGCAGCACGACAGCTTGCTTCCCCAGGCGGACAAGGACCGTCTGCAAACCCAAAACATCACCGCTATCCTTGAACTGCCCATGATCGATCAGGGGCGCATTTTTGGCTACGTTGGCCTGTTTTCCACTCAGGGTGTTCGCGAGTGGGGCGTCGAAGAACGCTACCTGCTCAACACCATCAGCCAACTGTTTCTCAACCTCATGTTGCGGCGCGACTCCGAACTGCGCCTGCACGATGCAAAGGAGGATGCCGAGCGCGCAAGCCAGAGCAAAAGTCGCTTCCTGGCAAACATGAGCCATGAAATCCGCACTCCGATGAACGCCATCATCGGGTATTCCAATCTCCTGCAAAAGGATACCAATCTGTCGTACGACCAGATCCGAAACCTGCGCGCGATCAACAAGGCAGGTGCCCACCTGCTCACCATCATCAACGAGATTCTTGAAATGGCCAAAATCGAGGCCGGGCGCATGCAGCCTCAGCCCCAAACCCTCGATTTCTACGCCCTGCTCGACGACATCCAGATCATCATGCAGGAGCGTGCGCAGAGCCAGTCCATCGCGCTTCACATTACCAAGGCTTCATCCGTGCCCCAGTTCATCCAGTCCGACGCCAAGATGCTGCGCCAGATTCTGATGAACCTCATTGGCAATGCCATCAAGTTCACCCGCAAGGGCAGTGTAACCGTCGAGGTTGAGTCCATCGATGTGCCGCGCATCGCCAGTGCTGAGGCAGACTCTGTTCACGATTTGCAGATCCTCACGCGTGTCATCGATACGGGCATCGGCATCCCGGCTGACCAGCTCGAAAGCGTCTTCGAAAGCTTTGAACAGGTCGACGGTGGGCGATCCCGCGAGGGAGGGACCGGACTCGGACTCGCAATCAGTCGCGAATTTTCGCGACTGCTCAAGGGTAACATTTACGCCGAAAGCACCCTTGGCGAGGGTTCTACCTTCACCTTTCACTTTCTCACATCGCGCGGGCAACCCATCGCGCTCCAGGCCGACCCGGATGTCCGGACAGTGCAATGCCTGGCCCCTGGCAGCTGCGGACGCAAAATCCTGATTGTGGATGACCAGGAGACCAACATCGACATCCTGCGGCGCACCCTGCAGCCGCTGGGGTTCGTGTGCCAGAAAGCCATGAACGGCATCGAGGCCATCGACCTTGCGCGCAGCTGGCAGCCTGACCTCATTCTCATGGATGTCGTCATGCCACGCATGGGCGGGATTGAGGCATCCCGGCACATCAGGCAGGATGCTTCCACCGCTTCCATTCCGATTGTCGCCATCAGTGCCAGTGCGCTCGAGGAAGAAAAAGCCCATATTCTGGAATCCGGAGCCAGTGCCTTTATCAGCAAACCCTTTCAGGAGCTGGAACTGCTCGAGATCCTGCGCGATCAACTGCAACTCGAATACATCTACGCCGACAGCGATGCTTCGGATCCCTCTCTGAATGCGGAGAATCTGAAACCCGAGATTCAGTCCATTGAACTGGAAACTCGCCGAAAAATCCACTACCTTGCCACTGTCGGCGACAGGAATGCATTGCACGAGTTGCTGAGCACTGCAACCGATATTCCACCAACCGTAATTGCCTTCATGAATCACCACATCGACACCTATGCGTTCGAGTCCATCTGCGCTCTGATGGAGGATCATGTGTAG
- a CDS encoding response regulator, with translation MQSVPTILLADDNPDNLEVLSKILETKGYRVRTAKNGRLALNSIQAEIPDLALIDLHMPVMDGYELCKQIKNNSRFKHIPVLFISAIGESFNKVIAFEMGAVDYISKPVDPQEVLARVNTHLKIQRLQQELQHRNQSLEAQVTERTEALQQAHEELKELHKRLQSLDEAKNDFLRLISHELRSPLVGLGIADELLGGHPLSEEDSRSFQNIFWASHQKLLNIVNHATVLTRLNLNELETPSQEQPVQELLEEASESLQPLLNASDVQIQLKGDPGQSLSCNREYGKLVFNALLETAIKFSTSGNPIHVEWQQDPEACTIRIHADGWTVPEQYQEQFFEVLSIHDTLFPGGDLGLGPAVAKQVVQACGGSVEICNRNDQGITFTVTFPQSNEATP, from the coding sequence ATGCAATCTGTCCCAACCATCCTGCTTGCTGACGACAATCCCGATAACCTCGAGGTGCTCAGCAAGATCCTTGAAACAAAAGGCTACCGGGTGCGCACCGCCAAAAACGGACGCCTCGCCCTCAACAGCATCCAGGCGGAAATCCCTGACCTCGCACTCATCGATTTGCACATGCCGGTGATGGACGGTTACGAACTCTGCAAGCAGATCAAAAACAATAGTCGTTTCAAACACATTCCGGTGCTGTTCATCAGTGCCATCGGAGAGTCCTTCAACAAGGTGATTGCCTTTGAAATGGGCGCTGTGGACTACATCTCCAAACCCGTCGATCCCCAGGAAGTGCTTGCCCGGGTCAACACCCACCTGAAAATCCAGCGCTTGCAGCAGGAACTGCAGCACCGCAATCAATCGCTCGAAGCTCAGGTGACCGAGCGAACCGAAGCCCTGCAGCAGGCCCACGAGGAACTCAAGGAACTCCACAAACGACTGCAATCCCTCGACGAAGCCAAAAACGACTTCCTGCGCCTCATCTCCCACGAGCTTCGCTCCCCTCTGGTTGGGCTGGGCATCGCCGATGAACTGTTGGGCGGCCATCCCCTTTCCGAGGAGGATTCGCGAAGTTTTCAAAACATCTTCTGGGCCTCGCACCAAAAGCTGCTCAACATCGTCAATCACGCTACCGTTCTGACCCGGCTCAATCTCAACGAACTCGAGACACCGAGCCAGGAACAGCCCGTGCAGGAATTGCTCGAAGAAGCATCGGAGTCGCTGCAGCCCCTGCTCAACGCATCCGATGTTCAGATTCAGCTCAAGGGCGACCCCGGGCAGTCCCTCTCCTGCAATCGGGAATATGGCAAACTGGTCTTCAACGCCCTGCTGGAAACCGCTATCAAGTTCAGCACATCCGGAAACCCCATCCACGTCGAATGGCAACAGGACCCCGAGGCCTGCACCATTCGGATTCATGCCGATGGCTGGACAGTGCCCGAACAGTACCAAGAGCAATTTTTTGAGGTCTTGAGCATTCACGATACCCTGTTCCCCGGCGGGGACCTTGGACTTGGACCCGCAGTCGCCAAGCAGGTTGTACAAGCCTGCGGCGGTTCCGTAGAAATCTGCAACCGCAACGATCAGGGCATCACGTTCACGGTCACATTCCCTCAGTCCAACGAGGCCACACCGTGA
- a CDS encoding ribonucleotide-diphosphate reductase subunit beta — translation METITIEVGGRTFELDKQKAERAYESKRVINGKDTMYFNILPLKYQWAYDLYKTMKSNHWEPEDIPMQRDCEQWRSSDGSISDIDRWIIKMGIGYFSAAEGIVGDNIIHVVREVVTAPELKLVLGRHAHEENIHADSLVYMISSLGLNPHECEAMFEDIPTIVKKNNFVVSNSRSLRRDLDLTQTENKQALATNVFLFGQCMEGTQFYGLFGMVLSLYRQNKFPGIGQMFRYTLRDESNHIELFRTLLVDLVSENPDIWTSEFKTSLRNLMAEAIRLEKEFIRDCLPVDALGLKADDFLTYIDFIADRRLEGVGLEPLNPGVGNPLPWLAEMMDINKEQNFFEGRVTEYRKASSLNVVDDDEL, via the coding sequence ATGGAAACCATCACGATTGAAGTTGGAGGAAGAACCTTCGAACTCGACAAGCAGAAGGCGGAGCGCGCCTACGAATCCAAACGCGTCATCAATGGCAAGGACACCATGTATTTCAACATCCTTCCGCTGAAGTACCAATGGGCTTACGATCTTTACAAAACCATGAAGTCCAATCATTGGGAGCCGGAAGACATCCCGATGCAGCGGGACTGTGAGCAGTGGCGCTCTTCGGATGGCAGCATATCGGATATTGACCGGTGGATCATCAAAATGGGGATCGGGTATTTCTCAGCTGCCGAAGGCATTGTTGGAGACAACATTATCCACGTCGTGCGGGAAGTGGTCACCGCACCCGAACTCAAGCTCGTGCTGGGTCGCCACGCACACGAGGAAAACATCCACGCTGACAGCCTGGTCTACATGATCAGTTCGCTTGGACTCAACCCCCACGAGTGTGAGGCCATGTTTGAGGACATCCCGACGATTGTGAAGAAGAATAACTTTGTCGTATCCAATTCCCGGTCACTGCGCCGGGATCTGGACCTCACTCAGACGGAGAACAAGCAGGCACTCGCCACCAATGTGTTTCTTTTTGGGCAGTGCATGGAAGGCACGCAGTTTTATGGATTGTTTGGCATGGTGTTGTCGCTCTACCGGCAGAATAAGTTCCCGGGCATCGGACAGATGTTCCGCTACACGCTTCGGGATGAGTCCAACCATATCGAGCTGTTCCGCACCTTGCTGGTTGATCTGGTGAGTGAAAATCCCGACATCTGGACCTCTGAGTTCAAGACCTCCCTGCGCAACCTGATGGCGGAAGCCATCCGGCTGGAGAAAGAGTTCATTCGCGACTGCCTGCCTGTAGATGCGCTGGGCCTTAAGGCAGACGATTTCCTGACGTACATTGACTTCATCGCTGACCGCCGCCTGGAGGGGGTTGGACTCGAGCCGTTGAATCCGGGAGTGGGAAATCCGCTGCCCTGGCTGGCCGAGATGATGGACATCAATAAGGAGCAAAATTTCTTTGAGGGGCGTGTGACCGAATATCGCAAAGCGTCTTCCCTGAATGTGGTCGATGATGATGAACTCTGA